The DNA region TTACCCCTTCACGGCTCAGAATTTTCACCATGTCCATAGCGATAGACGCCCCCACCATTTTGCGAGTTTCGGGATCGTTATCCAGACCTTCAAACATGCTTGTCATCCAGTTTGGCACACGGACATTGGTCATCGTGGCAAAACGTTGCAGCTGTTTGAAATTCGATACGGGCAGAATGCCCGGCACAATTTCCACATCGATGCCTGTCGCCACGCAGCGGTCACGGAATCGCAGATAGCTTTCCACGTCGAAAAAGAACTGTGTGATCGCACGGTTCGCGCCAGCATCAATCTTGTGTTTCAGGTTAATCAAGTCAGCCTGTGCACTTTTCGCTTCAGGGTGTACCTCAGGATAGGCGGCAACGGAAATATCGAAATCACCGACGTCTTTCAGCAGGGAAACCAGATCCGCCGCGTACATGTCCGGTTTGCCACCTTCAGGAGGCAAATCGCCGCGCAATGCAACAATGTGGCGGATGCCACTCTCCCAGTAGTCCTGAGCGATTTCACGCAGTTGTTCACGCGAAGCGTCGATACAGGTCAGGTGAGGTGCGGCTTCCAGACCGGTACGCTCTTTAATCGTTTTGATAATGCTGTGAGTACGGTCACGCTCGCCAGAATTCGCCCCGTAGGTCACGGAAACAAACTTGGGCTTCAGGCTGCTCAGTCGATCGATAGAGCTCCACAGGGTTTCTTCCATATCGCTGGTACGTGGCGGGAAAAATTCAAATGACACATTAATCCGTCCCTGCAATTCCGCCAGACTTTGATTCAGCGCTTCCCGCTGGTTTGCGTGAAAAAAGCTCATACCTGCTACCCCGTTGACCGTGATTGTTATTATCATTCTTTACACGTCTATACGTTTAGACGTCTATATAGAAAATGACGTAATCTGCTTAAAGAGTCAACGATTTTCAGCGTTACGGGAGGTGATGATTGCTCACGATAAATGAAAAAAGTTCA from Pectobacterium actinidiae includes:
- the metF gene encoding methylenetetrahydrofolate reductase; protein product: MSFFHANQREALNQSLAELQGRINVSFEFFPPRTSDMEETLWSSIDRLSSLKPKFVSVTYGANSGERDRTHSIIKTIKERTGLEAAPHLTCIDASREQLREIAQDYWESGIRHIVALRGDLPPEGGKPDMYAADLVSLLKDVGDFDISVAAYPEVHPEAKSAQADLINLKHKIDAGANRAITQFFFDVESYLRFRDRCVATGIDVEIVPGILPVSNFKQLQRFATMTNVRVPNWMTSMFEGLDNDPETRKMVGASIAMDMVKILSREGVKDFHFYTLNRAELSYAICHTLGVRPDVAR